A genomic segment from Candidatus Atribacteria bacterium ADurb.Bin276 encodes:
- the cpnA_2 gene encoding Cyclopentanol dehydrogenase yields the protein MDLGFQGKIVVITGAAAGIGSAAAELFAQEGAKVMIADLDSNRGKEIEKKIQDHSGYAEFHLVNITREEEVQKMIHSIIASHHRIDILVNNAGLYAHGDALSFNEEIWEKIVSVNIKGVLWCIKQVGLQMVKQKRGVIVNVASEAGLVGIANQIVYNLTKAAVISITQSCAIDLIPYGIRTNCICPGTTLTPLVEASLAQASDPFSTREKLENSRPIQRLGKPEEIAAAILTLSSEVIGYAHGTIMNVDGGYTIW from the coding sequence ATGGATTTAGGCTTTCAGGGAAAAATTGTAGTTATTACCGGAGCTGCTGCTGGAATCGGCTCGGCTGCTGCTGAGTTGTTTGCCCAGGAAGGAGCCAAAGTCATGATTGCCGATCTGGACAGCAATCGAGGGAAAGAAATCGAGAAAAAGATCCAGGATCACTCAGGGTATGCTGAATTCCACTTAGTCAATATAACTCGGGAAGAAGAAGTTCAAAAGATGATTCATTCCATCATTGCATCCCATCATCGAATTGACATCTTAGTCAACAATGCCGGATTATATGCTCACGGAGATGCTTTATCCTTCAATGAAGAAATTTGGGAGAAAATCGTCTCGGTCAATATTAAAGGGGTCCTATGGTGTATCAAGCAGGTGGGACTGCAAATGGTTAAGCAAAAACGGGGAGTAATCGTCAATGTTGCTTCCGAAGCAGGATTGGTTGGAATCGCCAATCAGATTGTTTACAACCTCACCAAAGCCGCGGTTATCTCAATCACTCAAAGCTGTGCTATTGATTTAATCCCTTACGGCATTCGGACCAACTGCATTTGTCCGGGAACAACTCTCACCCCGCTGGTAGAAGCATCCCTGGCACAAGCGAGCGATCCCTTCTCTACTCGTGAAAAATTAGAAAACAGCCGACCTATCCAACGGTTGGGAAAACCAGAAGAAATCGCTGCTGCTATTCTCACCCTCAGCTCCGAAGTAATTGGTTATGCTCATGGAACCATCATGAATGTTGATGGAGGGTACACCATATGGTGA